From the Alteromonas sp. CI.11.F.A3 genome, the window TCTTAAAAGCGCGCCTTTTACTTTCTACTCCCCCTATTCCACCACCATCAAAGAAAAACAATAAAACACTGTTATAAAACAACTTTAAGTATAAAAACCTTATCATTTATACCTATTAACTACCCTACTACCACACCCAATTTGCTCTATTTTGATACACACTTCGCACCAAAAAAACCTGCAAATATTTTCTTTACCATTTGGTAAAAACCGTGGTAAAGATTAAAAAAGCAACAGCCTAAATTGAATATTTAGTGCATTAACTTTACTTGCAGGAGACGCCCATTATGCTATCGCGCCAACACGCCATTGCCCTTGAACATGCAACAGGTTCACAGCTAGATGCACTTTGCGAACAAGCTGCAGGCGTTCGCGATACGCACTGGCCTAACACTCTTACTTACTCGCGAAAAATCTTTATTCCGCTGACTAACATGTGTCGGGATACCTGTGGTTATTGCACATTTGTAAAACACCCAGACTCAGGCCAAGCCAATATCTTAAATCCAAGCCAAGTATTGGCTTCCGTTTTAAAAGGCCAAGCCCAAGGGTGTAAAGAAGCCTTGTTCAGCTTGGGCGAAAAACCCGAGAAGCGTTATCGCTACGCGAAAGATTGGTTGGCAACATTGGGCCATACCAGCATGGTTGATTACCTTACCGAAGTGTGCGAGATGGTGCTGGATAAAAGCTTGATGATCCCTCACGTGAATGCAGGAACGTTAACTTTTAACGAACTAAAACAGTTGAAAAACGTCAGCGGCAGCATGGGTATGATGCTCGAATGTACAAGCGACCGTTTGATGAAAAAAGGCCAACCCCATTATGCATGTCCTGACAAGGTACCGGGTATTCGCATAAAGACGCTGGAAGACGCTGGAAAGCTAGATATTCCCTTCACCACCGGCATTCTTATCGGCATTGGTGAAACCTGGGAAGAACGTGTTGATAGCCTCATTGCCATTAATAGCTTGTACCAAGAGTATGGCCATATTCAAGAAGTGATTATTCAGAACTTTCGCGCAAAAGAAGGTACAGCGATGGCCAATGCGCCAGAGCCTACTCTTGATGACATGCGCCGTACGTTGGCTATGGCTCGGTTAATTTTAGACCCAGCAATTTCACTGCAAGCACCGCCTAATTTAGCCCAAGAATATCCTCATTACATAGCCGCTGGCATTAACGATTGGGGTGGTATTTCACCGTTAACGAAAGACTTTATTAATCCTGAGCGTAGCTGGCCACAGATTACAGAATTAGCTAGCGCTTGCGAGCAACAAGGCTATGCATTGCAAGAGCGTTTAACCGTTTATCCGAAGTACCTACAAGCTGGCGAACGTTACGTCACCAAAGCGCTGCATCAAGCCATGCCTGCTTGGCGCAACGATGGTCTAGCCGTAGAGCAATGTATTGATAACACCACTTTTCAAGGAGTTGCTCATGGGTAACATTCTGCAAAATATCACCTCGGTTTCACCTTGCGACTTAACGCCTGCAGGCGATTTCACCTTGCCCTACAGCGATACACCTATTCAAACTAAGCTAAGCCAACTTCGCCCTGGTATTGCCCATATTTTACAGCGGGCTTTAGAAGGCAAAATGCTTAATCACGAAGAAGCGGAAGCCTTGTTTTATTGCCAAGGGCCGGAAACTGATGCCTTGTTGCATACCGCTGATATTGTCCGAGAATTGCGCACCGGCAATGATGCGTCGTTTGTAATAACCCGTAATATTAATTTTACTAACGTCTGTCACATGGGCTGCCAGTTTTGTAACTTTGGGGTGAACAAAAACGCTGGCGATGCAGAGTTTTTAGCGCCTCATCAAGTAGCCGCAAGAGCCAAAGAAGCCCACGCTCGCGGCGCCACAGAAATTTGTGTACAAGGCGGTTTGCATCCTGACTTACCCGCCAGTTTTTACGGCGATTTACTTGATACAGTGTCATCTACCGTGCCCGATATTCATATTCATGCCTATTCGCCTTTTGAAATTTGGTATGGCGCAATGAAAGGCCGCAAAAGCTACACAGATTTATTAACCGACTTAAAACAGCGCGGCTTGGCATCGATGCCTGGTACCGCTGCTGAAATTCTAGATACCGAAGTAAGACGCAAGCTAACCAAAAACAAACTTAGCACCGAAAACTGGCTTAAAATTATCGAAACTGCGCACAATGTTGGCTTACCGACCACGTCTACCATAATGTATGGGCACATAGATGGGCCATCTCACTGGGCCGCTCACCTTATTTTATTGCGTGACCTGCAAGCACGTACTGGCGGCTTTACTGAATTTGTTCCGTTAGGCTTTATACATAACGACAGCCCCCTTTATAAGAATAATCCTAGCGAAGTAAGAACCGGCCCCACTGCCGATGAGCACTTCAAAATGCACGCCATTGCGCGATTAGTATTACAAGGCTATATCGATAACATTCAAGCCTCATGGGTAAAAATGGGCCCCGATATGGCGTCGAAAGTGCTTCGTGCAGGCGCCAATGATTTGGGCGGCACCCTAATGAACGAGAGTATTTCTCGTGCAGCTGGGGCTAGCCACGGCCAAGAAATTGTCCCTCGGGATATGGTGAACTTTATCCAGCGCGCTGGGCTAAATGCACATCAGCGTAATACTTTGTACGACGTAATTACTCCGTACGGCCGTGACAAAAAGCCTGCTCACCAAGCGGCACTTGTGGGCTCAGAAACTGCTAGCCCCGCAGCCCCACTAAAAGACACAACAGCCTTTAGCCCTTTTAACGCAGCATCTCACATTCCCGTGAAGGTAAGCGCATGAAAAACATTGTGTTGTTAGCCGGCGGCGTAGGCGGTGCAAAAGCCGCTAAAGGACTTTATCAATCTGCCTACAAAGAAAACCTAACCATTATTGGTAATGTGGGTGATGACGACGAGTTTCATAATTTATGGGTATCGCCCGACCTAGATACGCTTACCTACACGTTAGCGAACGAAGTGAATCCAGTCACTGGCTGGGGGCTACAAAACGACAGCTGCCGTATATTGTCTCGGCTTGCACAGTTTGGCTCAAGCACCTGGATGCACTTAGGGGATATGGATATTGCTACCCATATTTTTAGAAGTGCTAAGCGGGCTGAAGGGACTAGCATGACGGCAATCACGCGCCAAATTACTACCCGATTAGGTATTACCGTCCCTTTGCTGCCAGCTACCGACGATACCCTGCAAACTCGTCTTGAAACTGAAAATGGCTGGGTAGATTTTCAGACGTATTTTGTACACCAACGCTGCGAAGCTAACGTAACCAATATTGCGTACGAAGGGGCAAATCTTGCTTCTGCTACACCTGAAGTGTTGGCGGCCATTAGCGCTGCTGACATTATCGTTTTTGCCCCTAGCAACCCATTACTCAGTATCGCTCCCATGCTAGCTATACCCCAATTTCGCGATGCAATTACAGCAAGCGATGCCACGAAAATTGCGGTGTCACCACTTATTGGTGGCAAAGCCATAAAAGGCCCTGCTGAAAAACTACTACAGCAAATGCGTTATACACCTGGTAACAAGGGCATCGCTGAGTTTTACCAAGACCTTTGCGATGTATTGGTCATTGATAATCAAGATGAAGGCGATACAGACGTCGTCGAAAGCTTCGGCTTATACGCCCACTGTACTAAAACCTTGATGAAATCAG encodes:
- the cofG gene encoding 7,8-didemethyl-8-hydroxy-5-deazariboflavin synthase CofG, which gives rise to MLSRQHAIALEHATGSQLDALCEQAAGVRDTHWPNTLTYSRKIFIPLTNMCRDTCGYCTFVKHPDSGQANILNPSQVLASVLKGQAQGCKEALFSLGEKPEKRYRYAKDWLATLGHTSMVDYLTEVCEMVLDKSLMIPHVNAGTLTFNELKQLKNVSGSMGMMLECTSDRLMKKGQPHYACPDKVPGIRIKTLEDAGKLDIPFTTGILIGIGETWEERVDSLIAINSLYQEYGHIQEVIIQNFRAKEGTAMANAPEPTLDDMRRTLAMARLILDPAISLQAPPNLAQEYPHYIAAGINDWGGISPLTKDFINPERSWPQITELASACEQQGYALQERLTVYPKYLQAGERYVTKALHQAMPAWRNDGLAVEQCIDNTTFQGVAHG
- the cofH gene encoding 5-amino-6-(D-ribitylamino)uracil--L-tyrosine 4-hydroxyphenyl transferase CofH is translated as MGNILQNITSVSPCDLTPAGDFTLPYSDTPIQTKLSQLRPGIAHILQRALEGKMLNHEEAEALFYCQGPETDALLHTADIVRELRTGNDASFVITRNINFTNVCHMGCQFCNFGVNKNAGDAEFLAPHQVAARAKEAHARGATEICVQGGLHPDLPASFYGDLLDTVSSTVPDIHIHAYSPFEIWYGAMKGRKSYTDLLTDLKQRGLASMPGTAAEILDTEVRRKLTKNKLSTENWLKIIETAHNVGLPTTSTIMYGHIDGPSHWAAHLILLRDLQARTGGFTEFVPLGFIHNDSPLYKNNPSEVRTGPTADEHFKMHAIARLVLQGYIDNIQASWVKMGPDMASKVLRAGANDLGGTLMNESISRAAGASHGQEIVPRDMVNFIQRAGLNAHQRNTLYDVITPYGRDKKPAHQAALVGSETASPAAPLKDTTAFSPFNAASHIPVKVSA
- the cofD gene encoding 2-phospho-L-lactate transferase produces the protein MKNIVLLAGGVGGAKAAKGLYQSAYKENLTIIGNVGDDDEFHNLWVSPDLDTLTYTLANEVNPVTGWGLQNDSCRILSRLAQFGSSTWMHLGDMDIATHIFRSAKRAEGTSMTAITRQITTRLGITVPLLPATDDTLQTRLETENGWVDFQTYFVHQRCEANVTNIAYEGANLASATPEVLAAISAADIIVFAPSNPLLSIAPMLAIPQFRDAITASDATKIAVSPLIGGKAIKGPAEKLLQQMRYTPGNKGIAEFYQDLCDVLVIDNQDEGDTDVVESFGLYAHCTKTLMKSDQDKVALMEEVISAATAYQPEVPCA